Genomic DNA from Gossypium hirsutum isolate 1008001.06 chromosome A01, Gossypium_hirsutum_v2.1, whole genome shotgun sequence:
TATTTTCTTTTGATcgaaaaaagggggaaaaaacaCATTTATACCCATCCATTATCagaaattatatttcattcattttaaaaTGTTGTTTTGAAGGTAATAGTACCATGGAAGACCTTGTACTAAAAGTGGATTGCTTTTTGCCTCTTCTACtcaaaaaataagcaaattagtccttgtactttaaatcaaagagcaaattgctccttgtgttaaaattttcattcatttctactattaaagaATAGTTTCTATACATCAAAATAAGGTACATGTAGAGCGTCAAATATAATTGTCCGGTTATTCTGTCAGCCACTTTAGATCAGCCACTTTAGATAAAAGAATTTGACTGAAAGgcctagtttgctctttgatttaatgtagaGGGGCAAAAGGGTTTCCATGCTGCTTTTTCCATTAAATATGTGTTTTAGTTGTACAAACAGcatcaatattttataaattttagcaGAACTTTCTACATAAACAATTCTAATTCATCAATAAATCAGCATAATCggaaaattttcaatactcagAATTAATATTTGAAACACAAGCTCATGCAATGATaatgaaaacaataaacaaattaGAAACGAGAAATAACCCACCATACAAAGATAGGGAAAAATGATGAAAACACCCAATAAAAAGCCAAAGAAAAATGGGACTTTAAATTGGTGAAGAGGAGCTAATAAACAATCTCAATCATGGGACAAAAAGGGTCGTTTTCTTTGTGTTTATTGTCTAACtgattctcaaaaaaaaaaaaaaaagatgaatgaaACACTCTAAAACTTGAAACGAAACgagaaaaaaaactataaaaagtaatataaaattattatatatgagAATAAAAGAAAGCCATTTCCGGTGTACCTTAGCAAATCGATGGCAGACAACGACGGCTAAACGTTTAACAGAGAAGAGCGGAAGTGACAAAAAGAAGATAGCGAGGGCTCAGCATTCATTaagaagcttttttttttttactccttttcatatatttaaacaGTGCAATGGGGGTAATCGGTAATTAAAGTCATCTGAAGCAAACTAAATGGGTTAATGTCTTTTTTAGCCCCCACAATTTCACTTAATGTGTAAGTTAGTACCTGTAGAAAAATCCAATTTAGTAATCAGTACCATACGTTTCTGGTCTTCTACCTGTACCAAGTTGTTTAGGTTTCGTTCCGATCAAGATTTCAGTATGCTTCAGATGTTCCAATGTTTGTTGGTCCATTCTAGCTAATACTACTAGCCTATAAAGGTTGgtacaaaattttgatattttaaacttattttttaattttttattttaaatattttaatattttgtaattacatttaaaattaaaataaagtgaagCTATTGGACCAATTAATAAATTTAGAACTTATTTTTAcagataaatatatttaaatagatGTAATTGAGATATATAACTTACTGAAAAATTAGTATTAGACTATATATACatgaaaagtattttaaaatgttgttaaattcgaAACAGTACAATGAAACTAATACCATAACAAAAAAAGGCGTGCTCACTAATACAATACTGACAACCATGGATTGTGTCCAAAACCTTAACCCACTTAACTTAAACGATGATTTAACGATAATGAATAAATAGATAACACgtcatcgtatttgattttgaattttgtatataatttttaattcgTTGATTATATTTTTACcacttaattaaatttaaatttatttcaaaattttgttgttcctttgaaaattgaaataagaaaaataaaataaaatattttaaaatgtaacTAGCCCGTAAAAATTATAGGTAAATTTCAAAATCAATCAAAAGAAGTTACATTGTATCTATTTATTCATTGGTGTCAAGTGAGCGTGTGAATTAAATAGTGTTAAAATTTTGGATTGTATGGATACACGACAACATAGTGTATCAAATTGGACATATTATTTGTACAAGTACTATGTTACACATTAGGTAAAAGTCTAGGGGTCAActgaaaataaaatatgcattttTTTTGGATAGAAGGAATCTAGGGCTTGAGTTCAACTACTcctgatcatgggtcgggtcaTACATCTCGATTTGAATGTCTACccgaaaagtgggagggtttaaGCAAATAGGCCCAAAAATAAGCTTGGAAAAAAAAGAGTCTCATTTTCTAAATAGATCGGGCCTTGGGTAGGCTTTTTTGGGCCGGGGTTGActcaaatttgaaaaagaaaatctgCTACTTTTTTATGCTGCTTTGTCACTGTTTTTGTGCCGTTTcgctattatattgttattattttattgttattgttttgatattgcataacttttattttattgttaattttattactattttagaaGTATCTGCATGCTAAGTTACacttattttagtgttatttaagtataaataaatttttaatttattttcaatgttgggaaacatttattttaatattttgagtgtatttgatgtattatattttttaaatttgtatttatataaaaacaataatataatttttttttgatacgAGCGGGCTGGACttaggttttaacatttttatctaggccgaacttggacaaaattttaagtaCACTTTTCGGGCTGAACTGGTCCTGGTCCTAAAATTCTATCGAGGCCCGATCCAGCCCATAATCACCTCTAAGTTCGACTCCAAACTTGAGCTTCAACGATATATAtttactatatattataaaatataaatatattttaaaaaatttaaaaaatatgaaattaaattgattttttaaccaggtttaaaaattaaaaaattataactaataaaactAACGGGTAAGAGGGATCTTATAACTAGAGATCTGTCCAAATCATTCAAATTGAGACACATCAAACTAAATTAGTTGGGTTTGTCTGTTTAAACCAACATAAGCTCTCTTTCCGTGAACATAAGTTTCGGttgaaaaaagaaggaaaaattaaGGTTAATATTATATAcaataatgaaattgtaaattaataatatgtaaaatatagtaaaaaataaaaattcagttAGActattgaaccattcgaaataggTATTATAATACTCgaatttgatttgattaataATTCGAATTGCTTAAACTTGAATttataattattgattgaattttTGCTCAAATAACCTACAAGAAGTTTTAGCACTGTGTACTCATAACATGTAATCTGCTTTTGTAGGTAGCCTACTGAAGAAATTCTGGGGTGCATTTAGCATATCTTTTCCTAAAAATGGAGGCCTCGTTACATAAAATCctccaaaaataagaaaaactttaagactaattaaataatataacatgAAGGATCCGACAAGACAACAAACAAGGAACGTCACCGTAATTCTTGGGTCACGCCAGTTTAGCAGCGAGTGAAACCTCTCAACCTGTGTTGCAATATCACTGAtcactgtcacaactctccccgcAATACTTCTCAGCCTATCATATCTCATCCGTAGAACATCGAATTGTCTCGAAGATGGGAAAGTATCCAACTCTTCGTCCAATTCGTCAGCTGTTACAGATCCGGCAACTGATAGGTTTACATCGATATGAGTTGGACGCCTCGGTCGCTTTCTCCATTGGAGGATCATAACTTGAATACTATAAAGAGTCACTGTTGGTAATATCAAATCTGGTTTAAGAACTATAATGCAGTAGATCGCCAAGACTAAAACAGTTGCTGCAGAATTATTCCACTTGCGGATTTCATCGAACCATTGCCGAGCATCGGAAAAGCACTTAAAAGTAGCCAAAACTCTCTGAAAATTGGCTTTGGCTTTCCTTAGGCTCCACATTGGGGAACCTCCATCCAACATGTACTCCACAACTTCTTGCCTTAACGGCGGTTCGGTTCGGCTTAGACTCCAACAAAGAATACGAACGGCTTGTTTCCTTAAAATATCGAGTTGGTATATCGAAAGAGGGTAAATATGATGCATATGAGGCAACAAAGGATTCATGGTGTAAACCAGAAATAAGCTCAAGTAAGATGAGCAAGTAAATCTTATTGCTAGCTGAAGTTCTCCCATTTTTTTCGCTCCATTGGGTTGTAACACCAAAAGGGGATAAGAATATGTGTAAATCTTGTTCGTTGCAAGAGTCGAAAGTCGAATTCGTACCTTTCCGAAACTCGGATCTTTTCCATCTCCAACTGCAACTGCATCGCCACCATGCAAGTGACAGTCATCGAAAACTCCTATGGTAAGCATGGTATACGGGTCATAAACATCCCAACTATACTGTTCATTCCATTTTGGATCGAAACTGTCAACAACTGTCCGAGTCTTGACCCACTTAGGCCCGTATTTCGCCACGCAATAAGCATCGGTCGTTTCACGGCCATCTCTTAACTTCATTGGCTGCAAATCGGAAGCGTTAATGATCCCCAACTCCAAAACTCCGATCATAGCCGTCCACAACATTTTTGCAGTAGGCCGGTAATCGCTTCCGATCTGAACAGATTCATCGAACACATGATATCCGCCATCAAGACTTACACACATGTTAAGCTTACTAAAGAAATTCACCTCTTTCTCCATTCCATCTTCAAATACAATGTCCTCAAGATTGTACCACAACGGATCAGCTGGTAAAGGTAGCAGCCTCTGTTCAACATTCGATAAACGAATCACGCACTTCCCTAAACATCGGACCGTATTATTTTCGAGCCTATCCTCGACCGTTACTATTAAAGGATCGAAAAATGGCTCAGCAACAACGAACATCAAATCCTCATTCCATTTAGGATTCACATTCTTATCAGGGGAAACTCTGGTCCTCAATATCACATCCCCAACTACAGCCTTAACATAAACTTGGGGATTTCGATCCCTTCTTCCTGGGACTAAATCTCGTGCTTGAATTACGTTAACTCGAAGGTACCAAAGTCTCGGCGAAAGATATGCCTTTGAACGAGTATTTAAAAGGCTTTCACCGCTCACAATTGCCGAATCCGAGTGCCAAGCGTCGGGAAACACGCGATCGGCTTGTGTGCTATACCACATAGCCAACATCAATTCGCCTTTTCTTAAAGTGAAACCATTTTTATCTTCCAATTTATACCACTGTGAAGCGAGGGGACTATCAGGGGGAAGACAAGGTGGAACCTCATGCAAAGCAACGGTGATTTTGCCAATCATATTGTCACCAATTATTAGTTCCTTGTCTCTCACGGTGATCTCCATAGTTGTAGCCTGCAACTGATCTTGTCCGAAGGCGAACACTTGGTTCCATTCAAAATCCGGTTTCTTCTCGAAGTACTTGGTTGTCGCGTTATAGTTTCCGATTTTTATTTCAACGTAAGGATCAATGATTCCATTGACAGCTTTCAATGGCAAATCTCTAGCTCTAACTATTCTGACAAATAAAAACTCCATCTTCTCAACAAGATCAAATGAAGATGTAAGTTTTTCGCCGCCCGAAACTCGGTCACCGCCGATGTTTGGGCTGGTTTCTTTCAAAGAAAAATCTACTTTTTCAACTGCCATTGTGCAAAGCTAGCGGGAAAGACAGGAACGAAAAGTTGAAAAGATTCTGGAAAAAGAAAAGACAATAAAGAATAGGGCCAGATCTCAAAAGATATAAATTTCAACATTTATAGAGttgccatatatatataactagatACGGctagttttcaaattttaattacattaaataatcatttaatatttttttatgtcatAAGTGAATAAAGTTAATATTACAGTCTAGAAAATTATTGCTCGAAATTAGGTTATAGGTTGGCTCGGGTTGATTCTAAacataatattaacatattttatatttgtttaaacttgattaatatatataatttaatatttaataaatttatatttttttatttgttgaatttttatttagttatcttaatattattttaatatttacaattagagtaatattatatatttagtataaatttatttatttaataatatataaaaataaaataatataatgtacTACAAACTTAATAATAGACTGGGCCGAGCTTGacctttgaattttaaaatctaaacccATCCCCATATTTTAAATATACCTAATATTTTTGTACCACCAAATTATGAATAGGACTAGTTACGTGTCGTTGCTAGTAAGATTTTGGGATTATGTTATAAGTAGTGAAGAGGTATGAtgaatgtatgtttttttttttttttttgcatgttaATCCCTTACGTTTGGATTAAGTTTCCTGCATACTCTCATTCTTGTAGTCTCTTTTTCAAGCAAGAAATGGAGTTATCTTTAATAGGCCCGGAAAAACATCCCTAGTTAATGTCATTGCAGTAAGTTTACCATACAGTAACTTTTAAGTCTACCATTTATTAGGGgactaaatgataattttttcatttgaGGGGTACAAGTCCATGGTGCATATATCTTTACTTGATGAAGTTGTTTTCTCAGTATCAAAGAGAATAGCGGAGGATGAAACTCATGTCTGTTAGTTTTGTTATCCAACCGCTCGCTGGAAGAATGGATCCAACCTTCTACCATCTGCCGTAGTTGAAAGGGCCAACCACCGTTCATCATCTTCTACCTTTCGTTTTGCATAAAGGGGAACATCACCTATCAGATAAAGAGCTTCTTCTCTTTTTAGTCCCTCTGTAGCTAGAACATGGGCAGCACTATTCGCCTGTCTCGGCACATGCTTAAAAACACGACTTTCCAACGCTATTTCAGAcctttcaattttctctttttgcaGTTTTCGGATCATATCACCTTCAACCTCCACCGTCGTTAAGTCTACACCTGCAAACATGCCACTGCTTCGGCCGCAAAAGGGGAAGGCATGTTTTCATGCAATGATACTTTTGAGTGTAGAATCTTGCGCATCTCTAATGataatgttggaaaaattgtaatttatggAAACTTTGAGTTACTTTTTTAATTGGTAAAGGTtaagagttgaatcataaaattatggttttatattctattccatgagacctttataacgatatatcatatgctcaaaatggttgagtgatgaatgaaaaattaatactcaaagtaagctacttagaaatatttgttgaggaaaaaaaATGCTTAGATCCCacttaacaaataattaaatgattaagTTTGATAAGTGTGAGATGTTAAATTGTTTTACTAAATTTTATTGAATGCAAAATTAAAAGGACATTTCTATAAGAAATTAAATTGAGTTGAAATGGATTTGTTACGCTAAACCACatgaaaaatgtttttaattaattgtcattaaaattatatttaaaattttcgattcattttaaaaattaatggaaTCGTTGTCAAAAGTACTAGAATACAATCTTATAAAACTCAGGGCCaattcttcattgcttttgaaatGTGCTTTAGAAAAGTGCTgtgaaaaagtgcttttgagaagtgctttagaaaaatttaagtgtttgatattgctgtcaaaaaatgcttttaaaaagtaaaatgtccattttagacatgctattataaagtaacaaatatgtatttaaataatgttcaaattagttaatattatgatattttagtaaaaatataaaaaaataatttattataacttattgttaatattttaatatataatattaattttaaatatttctaagtaattaatattaattatttattaaatttaattagaatatataaactatatttaaatatttaaatataataattaaatatttgtaattagatattgacacaattgtattattttaaaaaatatttttttatttttaattaatacttttaacacatttgtaaaactcatattaaataatcaagaaatagaacacaaaataatagcatcaaacacattttaaataaaaaagtaaggttaaaaaaataaaataacaaccaaaagtgctttttggctgaaaaagctaaaatttatTGCTTTTTCATCTCTAAAAAAGCTCATctcaaaagttaaaaaagttgGCCCAATGATATGTATTCTTCATTGCTTTTAAGAGAAAATAATTCTTTTTTAGAAAAAGTTCATCCCAAAAGCAATGGAGAATACACCCTCaaactttttctttgattttcaaaTGCAGATtcaaaataactttttaaatggaattttctaaattttttttaaatatttttataagtaacTAATTGTGCTAAATCATTTAATGTCATTTTTTTAGAATTGTCCGAcaatcttaaaataaatttccttatttattttGATAGAGACTATATTAGTTGTTTATCAACTGAAATAAATATGTagttatattttcaattaaattactctatttattttaaattaaattaaatataaagatcACCTAAATATTTATTCcagacaaatatatatatatagcgtATGACAGATCAATGGAATAATTATCAGGATCTTCTTTTTGACATAATTAGATTTATAGATttataaattatcaatatataacttttaatgactataatttttacatacttttttcAATCATAtcattaatatgaaaataataagtattgGGTGCAGTGGTAACACATATTGTACTTTCaatatgagaatgtgaatttgaACATTTGAAACAGCATTATTAAAAAAGGCAGTCATAACTCCAAATATGAATGCATTTCTTAGGATAGAGTCGTTAATCCACTTACGCTTGGTCGCATGGATGCCACAGTTGTTTCTATTATAATCATTGAAACATGTAACTAATTAAAAAGTGATATTGATTAAGttgttaagatttttttatttccttttttaagtttaaaatatcatatcatatttaaatagtataatgataaatttagtctcaatatttatatatgtggtcaatttgactttttttttactaaatttaataattaactttttaGAAAGAGTCGAGTCACTTTTTTCAATGCAAATGTTTGCCCATGAGCAGGTCTAATTGTAGTTAAAGGTTTCCAAGTAGAATAAAGCTTACTAAAAATCCAATCTCCTTCAAAGCAATTTGATTATAACCGTTTTGCTCATACTTTTAAGCAACAATGAGAGAATTTGCTCAAAGAATTTGATTGAAGGGATTTGATCAACGACTTCAATCAAAACATCACCTTCTAAGAGTTTGATATCTTACTCATCTGTATTATTGTTTGCATCTACCACATTTCCCATTGCATTGAAGAGAGTCtcattaaatgattatttttcgGTTCCTCTTCTCTTAATCAAACCATTTTAGTATCCCGCCCTACTCCGAATAAAGAAAGTGACAAGGAGAATCCATTTTAGCGATATCCTTAGAAGAGAGCATTTTTATCATAAATTTGGTACATACAAATCTTTATACGTTAagaaattaagattttttttaacgCTGTTACAAATTTGTcattaagtaaataatatatattaattaaagtgGATAATTTCTTTGTTCAATATACATTGCGTAAGGTTGCTCGTTGCAATTAGTTTACATGTTTATGGTAATTTGCTGCGTCATTCCCTCACTAATTCTTCTCATTTTCTGTGTTATAGCATTATCTTTTGCATTGCTTTTAAAATATCGAATGGCTTTAGCCACCTCTTCCTTAAAATTTGGGTCTGATGTCACATCACCGAGGTCTACTAATCcctccttttccattttcaacaAGCCATTGGAAACTTCAGTAGCAATTTCTTCTTCCGGTTCTGGGGAAGCTGCAACCTCATCAGCTAAGGCAAAGGTTGTCCCATCCACACTCCTGGAATTATCTCCAACAGAGCTTTTAAACTTTTCAATGAGTTTATCCACCCTCGACACAAAGTTAGGGTCtgctattatttttttcaaatgctCCCTTGCATTCCATCATCCTGCAATTTCGAAATAATGCCGGTCATAACTAAAGCCCCAAATACCCCTACGGCTTCTGGGGATGCTGCCTCATCAATAGCCTTCTCATTTTGTCCTACTACGAATTGGCTTGAGAGCACCAAAGTCAATGAGAATGCAACGAAAGAAACCTTtgccatattttttattttttagaaaggTTAAAGtaaaaaagtaatatatatttttattgatgcaTAGGGATGGAAATGAAACAAATTTAAAGAGTtttaaatgagatatttgtgccaAATTTAGGGTTCCGTTGATTGGTCCGATGCTTAATAACCATACACgactaaaataatacatataatttctCTCCACATTTTTAAAAGCCGTGTTTTTCACCATTatttttgattttctttgttttactcgataaaaaaaagttataaattatatacttattttaagAATGTGCAGTatacaaaattttgaatattgattaaagtgaataattttttttaacaatttttcctttaatcttttaaataataaatattctgtACATCTCAAGAGTGATAGTTATAGACTTTCAAAGTGATATTAATATCGCGATActtgtattattaaaatatacaagacaacaaaaaaaatttaatttaaagaaaaaagacaTTTGATTGATTATTAACAcatattgtgaaaaaaaaaatcagcacCAACATCATAAAAATAACTTTCTTGTTTTGGATTCAATCCCGAAAGGTTAAATTTATACATGAGTTTTATtttaatgtgcaatttgatacataaattttaatttggtgcaacTACACACATGAAACTTAAATTGTGAGTctaatttacctaattttttaTTAGAGGGGCAAATGAAATTTGACTCCAAATATAGAAGCCTTCATAGTACTTTTATCGATTTGTACTATTCATTTCATTGTCGAAAAGTTATAAGAGGAATCAATAGATCATttcgtaaatttaaaaatattaattttccaaaataaaatatgttatctactttattaaaataaaaattaaatatatttattggttcaacaaatgttaaaattttaaaagtaaattattaCATGACATATTTTACAAAAACTATGGGAAGTGGGATTGGCGAGGTCAAAGGCTTGTCCAAAAGATAGCTTCTCACTCCTCAGTATTGGCAAGCTTGTGAATTGAATTTGACCGTATAGTACTCATTTCCTAAATCCATGGGATGGGTTGTAGTTAAAGGTTTCCAAGTAGAATAAAGCTTATTCAAAAGGGTGTTAAATCCAATTCTCCCTCAAACCAATTTGATTCTAACCGTTTTGCTCATACTTTTATGCAACAATGAATGAATTTGCTCACTCAAGTTGATTCTTTCTCATTCGCAAACCCTTTAATCAttcatttttaaccaaaaaaaattatcacatGAAAAATTAAACCTTTGAACAAAGGATGAAAACATGAGAATCAAATTGAAGATAAGGTACCCAAATgttgggtattttgacatgctCGTTTTATCTTTGTTAGAACGAGAATGAATTTTCTTCTTGGGCTGTGAGCTTTTTCGGTCCCATAGGTGTTTGACTTTTTTTTGGCCTACTAAGGAGTGGCATGTTTGACAAAACAACAGTTAGAGTATGGCTAGGACTTTTCAGCCTTTTTTATCAGTCattgataagtgataaaagtaatatattttaatccagtttttaatacatttttggatgattatttatgctcctaatcctttaaatatatgtttctatacttaggagagcatttgagagCAAAATGAGCAAAAACAAGCTAAAATCGAACAAATAGAGCATATTTCAGGAGCCACACGAGTTGGGCTTTCCCACACGGGCTGTCCAGACCATGTCGATTTCGCGATTCGCATCCCAAACACGcggaaaaatgcaatttttaggcTTGCTGGGCATTCGAAgacctataaataccaaatagaagaagagaataAGGAGCCATTAGAGAGTATAAAAGAAAAtgactcgaagaacaccattgaagtagactctgaagcagatttctatcaagattgaagacctccttttaatttctttgaagtttttatgaatgtctttatttcttgtggttatacagTCTTTGAGATGTTTATACTTACAATTATAAACTAATTCTTTATATATCTAgggaagatgaaccctatgatgaattctattatttgatttctattttacgcgataaatacttgattcatGTTCTTAGTTATGTGTGCTtatctcttgttttaatatttcctgaatattaatgcatgtttaatgtgcttaaattagaggaggaaAAGTCTTCGTTCAAgcgtagatctagcataattgagtggagttgcatgcaatcctagaaataggacgatataaatctaccggattagagtaaATCTaataagggatccatagatcgagttaatgcgataataggatttttaattagaaagaaatttcaattaatcaacctagagtcagttgctcttattctcgaaagagatattaacataatttagggatttctactgatcaagataccaagtgaataaatcgtttaatttagattcataataatagatgaagtctaggtagattat
This window encodes:
- the LOC107934099 gene encoding FT-interacting protein 3, translated to MAVEKVDFSLKETSPNIGGDRVSGGEKLTSSFDLVEKMEFLFVRIVRARDLPLKAVNGIIDPYVEIKIGNYNATTKYFEKKPDFEWNQVFAFGQDQLQATTMEITVRDKELIIGDNMIGKITVALHEVPPCLPPDSPLASQWYKLEDKNGFTLRKGELMLAMWYSTQADRVFPDAWHSDSAIVSGESLLNTRSKAYLSPRLWYLRVNVIQARDLVPGRRDRNPQVYVKAVVGDVILRTRVSPDKNVNPKWNEDLMFVVAEPFFDPLIVTVEDRLENNTVRCLGKCVIRLSNVEQRLLPLPADPLWYNLEDIVFEDGMEKEVNFFSKLNMCVSLDGGYHVFDESVQIGSDYRPTAKMLWTAMIGVLELGIINASDLQPMKLRDGRETTDAYCVAKYGPKWVKTRTVVDSFDPKWNEQYSWDVYDPYTMLTIGVFDDCHLHGGDAVAVGDGKDPSFGKVRIRLSTLATNKIYTYSYPLLVLQPNGAKKMGELQLAIRFTCSSYLSLFLVYTMNPLLPHMHHIYPLSIYQLDILRKQAVRILCWSLSRTEPPLRQEVVEYMLDGGSPMWSLRKAKANFQRVLATFKCFSDARQWFDEIRKWNNSAATVLVLAIYCIIVLKPDLILPTVTLYSIQVMILQWRKRPRRPTHIDVNLSVAGSVTADELDEELDTFPSSRQFDVLRMRYDRLRSIAGRVVTVISDIATQVERFHSLLNWRDPRITVTFLVCCLVGSFMLYYLISLKVFLIFGGFYVTRPPFLGKDMLNAPQNFFSRLPTKADYML